From Erigeron canadensis isolate Cc75 chromosome 8, C_canadensis_v1, whole genome shotgun sequence, one genomic window encodes:
- the LOC122609885 gene encoding leucine-rich repeat receptor-like serine/threonine-protein kinase BAM1, which translates to MKQLLLFLLLLFFNLISSKSTTIHSLPEYKALLSLKSFITDDPQSSLATWNISTSHCTWSGVTCDSRRHVTALDLSGLNLTGTLSSDIGYLRRLVNLTVAANNFAGIIPSEISAISGLRVLNLSNNIFNETFPPELSGLKSLEILDLYNNNMTGELPVAVAGMTNLRHLHLGGNYFSGVIPPQYGSLPLLEYLAVSGNELNGPIPPEIGNLTNLQHLYLGYYNAYTGGIPPEIGNLTNLIRFDAANCGLSGELPPEIGKLQNLDTLFLQVNSLTGSLTNSLGDLKSLKSMDLSNNIFTGEIPDSFQYLKNLTLLNLFRNKLTGSIPAFVGELPELEVLQLWENNFTGSIPVNLGKNGKLQLLDLSSNKLTGSLPDSLCSGNKLETIIALGNFLFGGIPESLGQCQSLTRIRMGENFLNGSIPKGLFSLPNLSQVELQNNLLSGEFPVTEFVSDSLGQVSLSNNRLSGELPASISNFSGVQKLLLDGNRFTGRIPGEIGKLQQLSKIDFSHNSLSGVIAPQISECKLLTYVDLSRNQLSGEIPTEITGMHILNYLNVSRNHLVGSIPVSIASMQSLTSVDFSYNNLSGLVPGTGQFSYFNYTSFLGNSDLCGPYLGPCKEGLANGTHEPRSKGLSASVKLLLVIGLLLCSIAFAVAAIVKARSIKKATKARAWKLTAFQRLDFTCDDVLDSLKEDNIIGKGGAGIVYKGVMPNNELVAVKRLPAITRGSSHDHGFNAEIQTLGRIRHRHIVRLLGFCSNHETNLLVYEYMPNGSLGEMLHGKKGGHLHWDTRYKIAVEAAKGLCYLHHDCSPLILHRDVKSNNILLDSGFEAHVADFGLAKFLQDSGTSECMSAIAGSYGYIAPEYAYTLKVDEKSDVYSFGVVLLELVTGKKPVGEFGDGVDIVQWVRKMTGGNKEGVLQILDSRLSTVPIHEVMHLFYVGMLCVEEQAVERPTMREVVQMLTELPKPPNSTTTSTTTTTTELPPPSPTMGSPSNDGKENQEQNQPPDLLSI; encoded by the exons ATGAAACAACTTCTCCTATTTCTTCTCCTCCTTTTTTTCAATctcatttcttccaaatcaacaacaatcCATTCATTACCAGAATACAAAGCCCTTCTATCCCTCAAATCCTTCATCACAGATGACCCCCAATCATCCCTCGCCACGTGGAACATCTCTACCTCTCACTGTACCTGGTCTGGTGTCACGTGCGATTCTCGCCGTCACGTGACCGCTCTTGACCTTTCCGGCCTTAACCTCACAGGTACTCTTTCTTCCGACATTGGTTACCTTCGCCGTCTTGTTAACCTCACCGTCGCCGCCAACAATTTCGCCGGAATTATCCCGTCGGAAATCTCCGCTATTTCCGGCCTCCGTGTTCTTAACCTGTCGAACAATATTTTCAATGAAACTTTCCCGCCGGAACTTTCTGGTTTGAAATCTCTTGAAATACTTGATTTGTACAACAACAACATGACCGGCGAACTTccggtcgccgtcgccggaatGACGAACCTCCGTCACCTCCACCTCGGCGGAAACTACTTCTCCGGCGTCATTCCACCGCAATACGGCAGCCTTCCGCTTCTCGAATACCTCGCCGTCTCCGGTAACGAACTCAATGGACCTATACCGCCGGAGATCGGAAACCTAACAAACTTACAACACCTCTACCTCGGTTACTACAACGCTTACACCGGCGGCATTCCACCGGAAATCGGAAACTTAACTAATTTAATCCGGTTCGACGCCGCTAACTGTGGCCTCTCCGGCGAACTTCCGCCGGAGATCGGAAAACTTCAAAACCTAGATACTTTATTTCTTCAAGTCAACAGTTTGACCGGATCTTTGACTAACTCACTTGGAgacttaaaaagtttaaaatcaaTGGATCTATCAAACAATATATTCACAGGTGAAATTCCAGATTCATTTCAATATCTTAAAAACCTTacattacttaatttatttcgtaACAAACTTACCGGTTCAATACCGGCATTTGTCGGTGAATTACCGGAACTTGAAGTTTTACAGCTTTGGGAAAACAATTTTACCGGTAGCATTCCGGTAAATTTAGGTAAAAATGGGAAGTTACAGTTACTAGATCTGTCTTCAAATAAGTTAACAGGATCATTACCTGATAGTTTATGTAGTGGTAACAAACTTGAAACAATTATAGCCTTAGGGAACTTTTTATTTGGGGGGATACCCGAATCTTTAGGTCAATGTCAATCGTTGACTCGAATCCGAATGGGAGAGAATTTTCTCAACGGTTCGATTCCGAAAGGGCTTTTTAGTTTGCCTAATTTATCACAAGTTGAGTTACAGAATAATTTGTTGAGTGGTGAGTTTCCTGTGACTGAATTTGTTTCGGATAGTTTGGGTCAGGTTAGTTTGTCGAATAATCGGTTGAGTGGTGAGTTGCCTGCTAGTATAAGTAATTTTTCGGGTGTGCAGAAGTTGTTACTTGATGGAAATAGGTTTACTGGTAGGATTCCTGGTGAGATTGGGAAGTTACAGCAGTTGTCTAAGATTGATTTTAGTCATAATAGTTTGTCTGGTGTGATTGCGCCGCAGATTAGTGAATGTAAGTTGTTGACGTATGTGGATCTTAGTAGGAACCAGCTTTCGGGTGAGATACCTACTGAGATTACTGGAATGCAtattttgaattatttgaatGTGTCTCGGAATCATTTGGTTGGGAGTATTCCAGTGTCTATTGCGTCAATGCAGAGCTTGACGTCTGTtgatttttcatataataatttgTCGGGTTTGGTTCCTGGAACGGGTCAGTTTAGTTACTTTAACTACACTTCGTTTTTGGGGAACTCGGATCTTTGTGGACCGTATTTAGGACCTTGTAAAGAAGGTTTGGCCAATGGTACTCATGAACCACGTTCTAAAGGACTGTCGGCTTCTGTGAAACTTTTGCTTGTTATCGGTTTGCTTCTTTGCTCTATTGCTTTTGCTGTTGCAGCGATAGTCAAAGCTCGATCAATCAAGAAAGCAACCAAAGCTAGAGCTTGGAAGCTTACCGCTTTCCAACGGCTGGATTTTACTTGTGATGATGTTCTTGATAGTTTGAAGGAAGATAACATAATCGGAAAAGGTGGAGCTGGGATTGTATACAAAGGTGTAATGCCAAACAATGAGCTTGTTGCAGTCAAGAGACTGCCGGCTATAACTCGTGGTTCTTCACATGATCATGGATTCAATGCCGAGATCCAGACTTTAGGGAGGATTAGACATAGGCATATTGTGAGGTTGTTAGGGTTTTGCTCAAACCACGAGACGAATTTGTTGGTGTATGAGTACATGCCTAATGGAAGTTTAGGAGAAATGCTTCATGGAAAGAAAGGAGGTCATTTGCATTGGGATACTAGATATAAGATTGCTGTTGAAGCTGCAAAGGGACTTTGCTATTTACATCATGATTGCTCGCCCTTGATCCTCCACCGTGACGTGAAATCCAACAACATTCTTTTGGATTCTGGTTTTGAAGCTCATGTTGCTGATTTTGGACTCGCCAAGTTCTTGCAGGATTCGGGTACCTCCGAATGCATGTCTGCAATTGCTGGTTCTTATGGTTATATTGCCCCAG AATATGCTTACACGCTTAAGGTTGATGAAAAGAGTGATGTGTATAGTTTCGGGGTGGTTCTTTTGGAACTAGTAACAGGGAAGAAACCAGTTGGTGAATTCGGGGATGGGGTAGACATTGTACAATGGGTTAGAAAAATGACAGGCGGCAACAAAGAAGGTGTTCTTCAAATATTGGATTCGAGACTCTCGACTGTTCCAATTCATGAGGTAATGCACTTGTTTTATGTAGGGATGTTATGTGTTGAAGAACAAGCCGTTGAACGCCCTACCATGAGAGAAGTTGTTCAAATGTTAACAGAGCTTCCAAAGCCTCCAAACTCCACAACTACAAGcacaaccaccaccactactGAATTACCTCCACCATCACCCACCATGGGATCCCCGTCAAACGATGGCAAAGAAAACCAAGAACAAAACCAGCCACCAGATCTTCTAAGCATCTGA
- the LOC122579908 gene encoding malate dehydrogenase, glyoxysomal-like produces MMQQNKNNRGGDASQRIAIISAHLNPHIYKLQMEGNSSLERVNCRAKGGSPGFKVAILGAAGGIGQPLSMLMKMNPLVSVLHLYDVANTPGVTSDISHMDTSAVVRGFLGPQQLENALTGMDLVIIPAGVPRKPGMTRDDLFNINAGIVKTLCEGIARCCPKAIVNVISNPVNSTVPITAEVFKKAGTYDPRRLLGVTMLDVVRANTFVAEVLGLDPREIDVPVVGGHAGVTILPLLSQMKPACSFTSEEAAYLTSRIQNGGTEVVEAKAGAGSATLSMAYAAVQFADACLRGLRGDADVIKCAFVPSVVTELPFFASKVRLGRNGIEEIYALGPVNEFERIGLEMAKKELATSIEKGVSFATK; encoded by the exons ATGATGCAGCAGAACAAGAATAACAGAGGAGGAGATGCTAGTCAACGCATTGCTATAATCTCAGCTCACTTAAATCCTCATATTTATAAACTCCAG ATGGAAGGAAATTCCAGTTTGGAACGAGTAAATTGCCGTGCAAAAGGCGGATCACCTGGATTTAAGGTGGCTATATTGGGTGCAGCTGGTGGCATTGGTCAGCCGCTTTCAATGTTAATGAAGATGAATCCTCTGGTGTCGGTTCTGCATCTTTATGATGTTGCCAATACACCCGGTGTTACTTCTGACATCAGCCACATGGACACGAGTGCTGTG GTGCGTGGTTTTCTTGGACCACAGCAGTTAGAGAATGCACTTACTGGCATGGATCTTGTGATCATTCCAGCAGGCGTCCCTAGAAAACCTGGAATGACAAGGGATGATCTGTTCAACATCAATGCAGGAATCGTTAAAACCCTCTGTGAAGGAATTGCTAGATGCTGTCCGAAGGCTATTGTCAACGTGATTAGCAATCCTGTAAATTCCACTGTGCCAATTACTGCGGAGGTTTTTAAGAAAGCTGGCACATATGATCCAAGACGACTCTTAGGAGTTACAATGCTTGATGTTGTCAGAGCCAACACTTTTGTG GCTGAAGTTTTGGGACTTGATCCACGGGAAATTGATGTTCCAGTAGTGGGCGGTCATGCTGGTGTAACCATTTTACCTCTTCTATCTCAG ATGAAGCCTGCATGTTCTTTTACTTCTGAAGAAGCTGCGTACCTCACATCCCGTATTCAAAATGGTGGAACTGAAGTTGTTGAG GCAAAGGCTGGGGCAGGATCCGCAACACTTTCCATG GCATATGCTGCAGTTCAGTTTGCTGATGCCTGCTTGCGAGGATTAAGAGGCGATGCAGATGTTATTAAATGTGCTTTTGTCCCTTCTGTG GTTACAGAACTACCATTTTTCGCATCAAAGGTGAGGCTTGGCCGTAATGGGATAGAGGAGATTTATGCACTTGGTCCTGTGAATGAATTTGAAAG GATTGGTTTGGAGATGGCAAAGAAAGAGTTGGCTACAAGCATTGAGAAAGGTGTTTCATTTGCTACCAAATGA